The window TAGTATTCATATACAATGTATATAGAATCGGATTCTTGTTTCAAATGTAATTTGCGCAATTGCGAACCGCCCTCCTCCCTGCCCTGGCCCCTGGACATGGACTGGGGCACAGGCATAGGCATGGACTCAGACATACCCAAAGGCAGATCTCAGTTGGACGATCGAGGCAGAGCGCAGTCGCTGCAGCTGGCAGTGAAAGGTGTACAAAGTTTACTCCAAATTCTGcttagctgctgctgctgcagccgcTGGCACGAGCTTCGACATGGCTTGGCTTGTGCCTGGCCAGAGTTGGGCGTCGGCGTCTAgtttaatgtgtgtgtgtgtgtgtctgtgtgtgttttgtgtttttttgtgggGCAAATTCGTTTGGTGGGTTTAGTATAAAAGTTGCCACAATTTGGTAGTCGAAATCAGAATCAACTCGTTCGCCGAGCAATCAACACTTAGTTCTCCTTCTTCTAACTAAAGAAAAACCCCCAAAAACCCTCAACATGAAGGTGAGTAGCTCTCTTCCATCCTTTGGGGAGAAGTATTGTCTAAGAAGTCTCTTCTACCCCTCTCGATCCAGTTCGCCGTTGCCGTAGTCATGTTCGTCTGTGCCTTCGCCGTCGCTCAGGCCTCTTGGGCAGCTATTTCTCCCGGAGTGTCCTATGTGAACTCGGTGGCCCATGGACCTGCTCTTGGTCTTGGTCTGTGGGGAGGTCATGGTGCCTGGTGGAACGGTGCCCCCGCTGCCGTTGCTGCCCCATGGAACGGTAATGGCTGGAATGCATGGAACGGCGCTGCTGCTCCATGGGGTCTGACCGGTCACGGATGGAGCGGTGCTGCCATTCCCGGAATTGGCCTGTCTCAGGGACCCGCCGGACACGAGGGTGTCTATGTGGCCAAGACCCGTGGAGCCATCCACACAGCTCCCTTGGCTGGACACATCAACTCTGCCACTTCCGTGAATGTGGCTCCTGCTCCCGGAACTCTGTAAATATGAGAAGATCTCCACCACCATCACCACTATAACCGATGCCAAATGGAAGCGGATGCCATTCACTTCCTATATGACTTTCAACTTGACTCCACTTGGATATCTTCTATCACACAACTTCTTCAACTCTTCAAACACTTATTGTTAAGCACCACACACCGACCGATCTGAGTCCCTTCTATTTCCTCTGATACCGAATACTGAATACTGAAAACTGAGATCTAAAGatcacaaaaaaaagcaacaagtccaacaacaattacaaaaaaagaaaccaacatAAGATAAAATGCCAAGTCTTTTCTATTCTTTGACGAAGTTTTCTACCATCTACGACTTTCCTTTCTCTCCTTCCAATCTCTGTATCTACTCTTCTTCCTCCACTTCTCCTTCTGTCTTCCCTTCTGTAAATACATCTTCTAGACGTTATACATTTGCAACAATTGACAAAGATTGaacaaaaatgttataaataataaacacacacaatgCAAGTGATTTTATTTATGCCAATAATTCCACAAAtgagtttattttttctcCAAGCAATTCAATTCCCAAATAGCTCAAAGATAAAAACAATGAACAAGTTCTAGAAATGATGTCAAATGAAATCGAATCTAATCAAGTGATAATCAAAACTTTAGGAACTTGGGACtataacttttatttaaattaaattaaactaactCTGCCCATTTATGCTCTTACTTAAATTATTCGAATGTTCGAAATCCATTCGGTTAGAAGAtaattttatgcatttttaatCGTCTCGATCTACCTTGCTGATGTGTGACCTGATAACATTGTTATTATTTAAGGCACACCCTGTTATTAGGAAGTTAATCAACAACTACAGCCTGGCCAATATACTCAAGGTACCCCTTGTCTACTAAAGACATTAAGTATAGTAGAGGCAATAAAGTACTTTTATTACAGAAATGGCTTAATATGAAATTGACTGCTGAAGTTGGCTCAACATTGTtgttaatataatataaactgGTCCATAATGGACGTGGTGTTCCATTTAGGTTCAGCATGCATAGTCGAATCTCTGGCTTTGGTTTACCCAAAATAAgtttaaaactaaaaagaaaataatttaggAATATATCTATCCTTTCATATTCAAAtcgaaaacaaacaaagagaaaagaaGCTTTAACTAAATGTGCTTTGCATTTAGTTAGAGTGATTTATGTGTagatttgaaatatatttctaGAAACTATTTAACAAATGACTCgtcatataaatatttcaactaGATCATAAAACTAAAATCGCAACCTTGCGGCTATTTTGCACCTGTTTAAACATGACCTTGAAATTGCATTGATTTCATATCTTTATTGTGGTGGACGGGGAGGGGAAAGGGAGTGAAATATGTGTCTTTGTCCATTCTTAAGTGGCGGCTTAATCAAAATGTATTATTATATATCAAATACAAATCAACATTGTTTGGTCAATAAACGATAGTTAATCGTAGGTACTACTTACTGAAACGGTAGTCGGGGCCAATGTTCAATTCATTCACGATCCAATTAATTGACAACTCAGCCACAAAGTATTGGGACCACAGGGCGTATGCTTAATTATGCGAACGCTTAAAAGGCTAATTACAGAGACAAAACCAGAGACAGAGTCAGCTAAGTCGGCCTTCCCCCTGCTCACCTCCATCATCGGCAACAATCACCACCTGGTCCCCTGCAATCGAACTGATATAATTGTCGACATCTAATACATGGACAACACCATGAGTACTTAGCTAAATTatggcagcaacagcagctaaTTACAGATTATCATCACCAAGAATTCAACTTGaactcttttcttttttttggtcgATTGTCCACAATATTTTTTGCTCTAGCTATTTGCGTTGGCGTTTTCTTTTGAGGCCAGAatcaaaatgcataaaaatcATTGGCGTACCTGACATTTTTTTGCAAAGGGAGGACTAAGGTTGAtgaatttgtataaaaaatacCTTGAGGCTTGAAATCGtaatacataaaaataataaatagtattctataaaagtttttgtttggGGCTTGTAAAAGGGATAAATACATTTGTAGCTATTAGTAGTCCTATAAAAAACCATCTCACGGGTTGTTCAAGAATGACGTGAAATTTTTCGATAAGGGACGAAAATCAATAACCTATTTGGCGGTCGTTAGGCAGGACTAGTGCTAAGTCCATGGGGTCTATGAGttctatttacatatatagattATTGAAACAATTTGTTACCATTAAGACTGCCTTCAGACTGATCTTCTGACTCATTGTGAACTTAAAAAACTAGTTTAAAGTCTAAAGAGagattttttgttaaaatctgTCCAGACTTGGATAATGATAAAATTAGATGaaaaacatatataatatGGCATTAGCAAAAGTACACTCAAAAAGCAAAGCCGTAGAAGGGTTCATTGGGTGGGTCTTCAATCGTCATCTGCTCAGACCGGGGAGAAAATCCCTTCCAATCAGGATAAGTTCAATATTACTCCTTATTACCGTAAAATCAAACAGTTTTTGAAGATTtctattaaattaaaattctttCATAAGAACCAATAGGTATCATTCTttttaaacatcgtgttcctAAGGGTGATCccttatataaataaatcttaaaaacaaaagatgaAACTTCTCAAAAATCGATGTGATTTGAAAATctataaaactaaaatgagAACGACGAAGAAAAATCTTAAATGTTAAATGGGTATCCGATAAAACTGTTTGTCGTAAGGTTTATGGTTAATAAGCGGAAACTTAAATAATAGATTTCCCCCTTCGACTACACCCATGACGGTGTTTGATTTCCTTGCCAAACCGAGACAAGAAGAAACTAGTTTGGCATGCGGCACccaaatgtttttaatttttatttctgcattgtgtgtttttctttttcgaatCGAATCGAAGTCAAATGAACAAAAACCACTTGGGACATAATTGAATTGTTTGTCCGTTTGTACGTTTTTGCCTTAAGAAAGATATTTAATGGATCTAGCAGAGCATTAGCCTTATTCAGTGGCGTGACTGTTTGTCTCCCTTCCTTCTGGCCACCTTAAAAGGTGTTATATAATGGCCACTATTCTGTCTGCGAATGGAACGatgtaataataatagatattaataattttacttttggTTCATTTCGCCTTATTTGTCGTGTAATCGATTGACTTATTTcaggatatatgtatgcaaaATAGATTCTGCTCTGATCCAATATAGCAGTCATAAATCTTATAAAATGCTAATAAAAATCGAACAACAATTAAGTAattaaaaaagagaaaaaaaaactaagcgTATTGACGCGAAGTGAAAAATCCATCAAAGCGACTTACCGGAACTGCAGCTGAAAAGTGGGTTGGGTCCCCTGCCCATGCATAATGTCAAGCAATGAATAGTGATGCGACTGGTTCCGATTTCCGAACTAGTTCTAGAAAGTTCAATTCACTCCAATCACAAATGGAAACAACTAATATCAAAGAATAAAGGTAATATAATGATTTATGCTTTGTTTGATTTACATTGCATGAAATAAACTAGTTCCTTCTGAACAAACCTAACTGTTCAGAtctatgtatgcatatatgtatgtatgtaggtagcTTACATGGGAGCTACTCGAGTTCAGGGTGAGATAATGAAAACAATGTCGAGGCGGGTCGTCGGGTGGGCGGTCTGTGTCATTAGCCGTGATCTCACATGCATGCTGCCGCTTGTGGTGTCCACTCCATGTCCATGTCTGGTGTGAACTCTCACTTTCTTGCATGcatctgtatgtatgtatgtatgtatgaatgtatgtacatatgtacatacgttaGTACATGTGCATATCTAGCTTCTTAGTTGGTTGATCGAGTATAAAACTGACTGACAGAACTGCATTGAGATCAGTTCAGAACAAGAGTTCATTCAGAGCGACCAACCAACAACCAAACCAAATCAAAATGAAAGTGAGTTTTCTATTGGAAAAGTCAAAGAGGTTATCCTTTCTTATCCTTCATCGTTTGACTACTTTCAGTTCGCCCTCGCTATTGTCTTCAGCCTGGCCCTTGCCATGGGAGTGCAGTCTTCAGTGATTCCATTGGTCTCTCAATTGGCTGGACATGGACTCTCCTACACAGCTGTCTCAGGACCCTCTGTCGTTGCCGCTCCCTGGGCTGTTCCCTCTGCCCACTGGCCCGCTGCCGTAACTGTTGGAGCCTGGCCACCAGCAGTCTCTCATGTGTCTCATGTTGCCGCTCCCGTTGTGGCCGCCCATGCTGCCTCAGTTGTGGCTCATGCTGCTcccgctgttgttgttgccccTGTGGCCCATGAAGGCGTGTACACTGCCCAGACTCGTGGAGCCGTACACACCGCCCCTCTGGCCGGACACATCCAGTCGGTGGCTTCCATTAATGCTGCCCCTGCCCCAGGAACCATCTAAGTAATGAAATCTGTCTTCGTGCAATTTCTTAATCTTTGATTGAACCACCCCCCGCCTTGCCATGGAACTGCCTGATGATGATCCTTTAGACTTCTCTTTATTCTGAGAGAGATTAAAGCAGATTGTTGTCCTTGATATTTGTAAATAGACAGGGTACGATGCACCTGAATCAAAATTTCCTTTCGAATGCACCCGCTCCTAAAAAACTCTACGTTATTTATTTAGACAATAAACAAAGGTTTTCGAAAAACTTTACATacaaaagaatgaaaaaaatcttttatttttaacattttgcaGAAGTAGCAACAAGTGGACAAATCTTGCAAATTCATTGGGGCCAATTCAAAACCAATTTTCAACTTCTTTTACATGCCTCATGAAGATctaacaaggggaacttcagaaATGAAATGGCACTGCTTGGCAGTTATTAAGCAGTTCGATGCCCCGCCAAGGTTCTTGTAACATAtaattttagaaatttttgtGTAAATCTATTTACCTCACAATTAAAGGgtatttttgtttcataaCCATAATGCAGCATTAtattaaattcaataaatgttttttatttccataacATTTTCTTTAATGTTTATGATCCCGGTTGaatatcaaaaacaaattctgGAATTCAGTATCTTGTCAATTGGTAGAATAATTTCATTCTAGGTTAACTTTCGGAAGTTGAAGATATTAAACATATAACGCAACTACGTTGCATCGTTGGTTCACAAATTTCAGTTAATAAAATCGATTTAACATTCGTTTAATTCCCCAATAAACACCCTAATTCCTGCTTCTTGCAAAATCGTCATCATTCAAAGTCCCTAAATTCCGCAAATGTTACTTTTGGGAATccgaacaatttaaaaattgtttaacctAAATGCTTCTGCCGATATAAGAAATTACTCCTGATTTGATCAAATCAAATCCATTAACTGTCTTGGACTACCGATGAAAGTTCTAAAAAATACGAATTAATCTATGATCGTAATGTTTAAACATGTATCACCATTAAATCGATAATGTGTGAGTGCAACTTAAAAGTCAAGAAACGATACAAAGTATCTTTTATCCGAATATTTCCCATCATCATAATTAAAAAGACTTATGAAATAAACCTCTCATAATCATTAGCTTTTAATTA is drawn from Drosophila willistoni isolate 14030-0811.24 chromosome 2R unlocalized genomic scaffold, UCI_dwil_1.1 Seg167, whole genome shotgun sequence and contains these coding sequences:
- the LOC6643870 gene encoding adult cuticle protein 1; amino-acid sequence: MKFAVAVVMFVCAFAVAQASWAAISPGVSYVNSVAHGPALGLGLWGGHGAWWNGAPAAVAAPWNGNGWNAWNGAAAPWGLTGHGWSGAAIPGIGLSQGPAGHEGVYVAKTRGAIHTAPLAGHINSATSVNVAPAPGTL
- the LOC6643871 gene encoding adult cuticle protein 1; this encodes MKFALAIVFSLALAMGVQSSVIPLVSQLAGHGLSYTAVSGPSVVAAPWAVPSAHWPAAVTVGAWPPAVSHVSHVAAPVVAAHAASVVAHAAPAVVVAPVAHEGVYTAQTRGAVHTAPLAGHIQSVASINAAPAPGTI